Genomic DNA from Prevotella intermedia ATCC 25611 = DSM 20706:
CTGTCCGTCTTCTTTGTTGTTTGCTTTTCGGTTACTTTTATAGCCACGTTTTTTGTTCAGCATAAACAAGACGCGGGCAAATTCGTGCAACGATATTTCTTCTTCGGCTGCTTTTGCGCGAAGCTTATAAGTTTCAAAGGTAGAGGCTTTGCCTTCCTCGTACATTGCTTCGGTGCCTAACCAACCTTGTTTTTGCAGACAGTCGTGAAGGTTTTGCCTGCGAAGTTTATAGCGTTGAAGGTTTATTCTTGCGCCATGACGCAACTGCCTGTCAGCATTGGTCGTTATGGCTTTTCCTTTTTCAAAGTTGCTTTTTTCGTCTACGGTTAGTGGATTTACTCTTACACCCAAACGAACAATAGAAGATGCTTCGTTATTGTTCTCGGCTTCGTTTACCAAAGCCCAACCTATACTCGTGGTTCCTAAATCTAATCCTAATATTCTTTTCATATTAATAAGGTTATTTTGATATTTTGTGTAAAGTTACAAAAAATATTTTAATTCGGAGAAAATTAATTTGAAAAAACTTGCACGTTATTTAATAAATCTTTATCTTTGCATTACTAATTTTAAAGTATTCACAATAAGGATTTTTCCGTTGTGAGAACATTAGGTTGCCTCGTCCTTATAACGGGGCTTTTTTTATGTCTGCATTTTAGTTTTCGTGAGCAATGTAGTAGGTTCAATAGATTTTTTGTGGCTGCAGAAGGGTAATTCTTTATTTTTGAACTTTTGTTAAAACGACTCCGAAATCGTTAAAATCTAAAGTCTCAACTTCGGAATTACGGGCACTTTTCTGCACTTCAAATTATTTATTTGCAAATAACGCCATTATTTGCGTGCTACCATAAGTGCTTCGTTCATAGCTTCTTGCAAGCTTATAGGGTAGTGTTGTGCAATGAAACCATACCTTTTATGTTGTAAAACGAACACTTTTATTCGCATATAGGCTATATTTTGCGCTCTATCATCATCTTTTTGCTCTGCAAAAGTGCCGTTTTTGCAATCCAAAAGTGCCGCTTTTGCACGGTAAAACCTATTGTTTTGCATTGCAAAAGCGGCTCTTTTACTTTTCAACCCCTATTTTCTTGCCCTCTTTTTCTCTATTTTCCCCTTTCCGCTTGTGTTAAATTTATTACCCCATTTACTTGATTTTAGAACAATAAATTGGAAGTGCCGTTAGTTGTGATTGCTTTAAATCATTATCTTTACATAGGTGGGGCAAGATAAATACTGTCATAGTAACGTTTAGCAATTGGCATTTACAGTAAAAGACAGCGTAATTTTAACGACGATTGGGGCTATTCGTTTTTGAAATACATTATATAATAGATAGGCATATAGGTGATGCCATCGGCAACGCTTACTTCTTGTTCGTTTGAAAGGACATATGCACGGTGGATATTGTAATGCTTGTTGGAAACAAATTTATTCAAGGCACTATGTGTTTTGTAATCCTTTCCCGATTTAACTTCTATCGGTGTGATACTCAGATGTTCGACATCATCTATAAGAAAGTCTACTTCTCCGTTCTGCTTGTTGTCGTAGTAGTAAAGCGCGAAGCCGTGTGCCTTTAGCTCTTGTGCAACAACTGTTTCGTAAACAGAGCCGAGATTGATACTTGGTACATCATCGAGCACTGCTTTTGGATTGTTGCGATAATAGATGGAAGTTAGTAAGCCAACATCGTTCATATATAGTTTCAGAAGATTCTTACCGCTGTTTTGTATCAGAGGGAATGTAGGTGTGCTAATTGCTTTAACCTCTAAAGCAATGCCAGACGCAATCAGATATTCGAACTCTTCTGCGTAATTGGACATTCGCTTACCTGTTTTTCCCTCAATATCTTTAGCAATGATACGCTTCTTGGTTTTCTCTAAATTAGAAGGAATCATTTCGTAGATACGTTGAATGCTTAGCCGGCGGTTTGTCATCTGCTCGTATTTTGCAGCATCAATACCATAATTTTGATAAACGGCATCTTGCGAAGCACGGGTTGTCTGTATGTTATCTTCTTCAATGAATTTATTTACAGCGTCGGGAAGACCACCTGAGAGAAGATAATGCCTGAACAAACTCATTAGTTTGTTGTGGATAGCGGTGGGCATAGGTTTCCTTTTTGCAAAGTTGTCGTATAGTGTGTCAAGTATTATCTGTCCGACACCATTTGCAATGAGAAACTCTTCAAAATCCAGTGGGTACATGTGCTTGATGAGTATGCTGCCCAATGGCAGTGAACTTGTTTGTTTTAAGGCAATTCCTAAGCGCGAACCACTGGCAATATAGGTGAATCTGCCATCTTCACGGAGGAACTTCAAGAGTGTGAACAAGTGGTCGTATGCTTGTATTTCGTCAATAAACACCAGCGTGTTGTGTTTGTCTCCCATCTTATTGCCAAAGTTAATGCTTAGTGTAAGATAGAAATCGCGCACGGTACGAACGTCGGCAAACAAACGGTCGCCGAGTTTATCTTCCTCCATATTGATTTCAATATAATTGCTGAACTCCTTTTGTCCAACATAGCGAATGATATACGATTTACCTATCTGTCGTGCTCCATCTATCAGGAGTATCTTGTCATCAGACGATTGTAGATGGCTTTTTATAAACTTTTCTATCTTTCTATACAGCATAAATACACTTTTTCAATGTTTCTGTTGTGGCAAAAATACACTTTTCTTTTGAAATAAGCAAGCATAAATACACTTTTCCTGTAAAATTAGAGCTTTGAAAATACACTTTTCTGTTGATGCTTTTGTTTCGATACTTTAAGATTAATCATTATTTCCAATAAATTTCAGTCGTGTTCACTATGGTATACTGTCAAAGAAAGATAGGGTATTATGTTGTATAAGCGCATAAAAAAACTCTGTGCAAAGCTGCACAGAGTTTTTAAAGTTTTATGTATGATAAGGTTTTCGCCTTACTTTACCTTTTCTTCTGAATCAAGCATGTGCTCTGGAGAAAGAATCTTGTCGAGTTGTTCCTTTGTGAGGACACCGTTCTTGAGTACGAGGTCGTAAACAGAACCGCCTGTTTCGAGTGCTTCCTTGGCAATCTTCGTGCTGTTCTTGTAGCCAATGTATGGGTTAAGAGCAGTTACGATACCGATAGAGTTCTTTACGGTAGCTGCGTTGTGCTCGCGGTTTACGGTGATGCCGTCGATGCACTTCTCGCGGAGAGTGTCGAAAGCTTCGCCCAACCATGTAATGTCTTCTACCAAGCACTGCATGATGATAGGCTCCATAACGTTCAACTGCAACTGTCCAGCTTCTGCTGCGAGTGTTACGGTTGTATCGTTACCTATCACCTTGAAGCAAGTCTGGTTGGTGATTTCTGGGATAACAGGGTTCACTTTACCTGGCATGATGCTTGAACCCGGTGCCATTGGAGGAAGATTAATTTCGTGGAGACCGCAACGTGGACCAGAAGCCATAAGACGAAGGTCGTTGCAAATCTTAGAGAGTTTGATAGCCAAACGCTTCATTGCGCCGCTATAATTCACGAGGTCGGTTGTATCAGGAGTTGCTGCAACGAGGTCTTCGCTTGCTCTGAATGGCATACCTGTGAACTCGCTGAGTTTCCTTGCGCAAACTTCAGGGAAGCCCGGTGCTGCGTTCAAGCCAGTACCGATTGCAGTACCACCCATATTGATTTCGAGGAACATTTCTGCACTCTTGTTCAAGTTGGCGATTTCAGCTTCGAGCAGGTTGGCGAATGCGTTGAATTCCTGACCGCTTGTCATAGGAACAGCGTCTTGAAGCTGTGTACGACCCATCTTGATGTCCTTCTTGAACTCTTCTGCTTTCTTGCGGAAAGAAGCAACAAGGTTAGCCAGTTTCTCCACCAATGTCTTGTTCATACGGATTAGAGCCAAGTGGATAGCCGATGGATATGCGTCGTTTGTAGACTGACCGCAGTTGGCGTGGTCGTTAGGAGCGCAGTATTTGTGCTCGCCTTTCTGATGACCGAGTATTTCGCAAGCACGGTTAGCAATAACTTCGTTGGCGTTCATATTCACCGATGTACCTGCACCGCCCTGTACCATGTCGGTAACAAAGTCTTCGTGGAACTTACCGTCGATGATTTCGCGGCAAGCCTGTGCCATAGCGTCGCAGATTTCGTCGTTGATTTCGCCCAACTCGCGGTTTGTTTCAACAGCAGCCAACTTAACGTAAGCCATTGCGATAACGTAGTCTGGGTAGTCGCACATTCTCTTTCCAGAGATATGGTAGTTGTTCACTGCACGCTGTGTCTGCACACCGTAGTATGCGTTAGCTGGTACTTGAAGCTCGCCCAAGAGGTCGCTTTCAATACGGAATTCTTTGTTGTTTGTCTCGTTTGCCATATTGTATGCAAATTTTATTAATTAGATATTGTGTTTAAGTTCGTTGTACTCTGTCTTTTTCACAGATAGAATAGTGCTGGTAAGAAGTTGTCTACAGTTCAGTCTTCCATCTTTGCTTAACAATGCAAATGTAGCAAATTATTAGTTGGTGGGGGAAGTTTTAGTGCGAAACATTTTAAAGTTAGCAATATTTAACGAATGGTTTAAAAGACGCAAAACCACCATTCTGCACGCATTATCTTACGTCTGAGAAACTAATCGTTTCGTTTCAGGCAGAAAAAATCTCATTCAGGCTGAATAAGTGCTGTGGTACTTAGCTTTATGACAATATTTTACCCAGTGTCATAAAGTAAAAATAGAGTATGCCGAAGCTGACATACTCTATTTCCTATTTTAGATTTTAGTAGGCTTTGATTCTGTACATGAATCCAATCTCAATGCGATTCGTGTTGTAATCCTTCAATCCTGAAGCCTTGCTGTAGTCGTATTTGCGGCCAATGTATGCCAAGAAGACGCGGAAGTCCTGACTTTTTACAGGGTAGTACTCTATGCTGCCCATATAGGCGTAGCTCTTGCGATAGTCCTTCATCTGCTCTATCTTTGTTACACTTGCTGTTTCGTACATACCTTTCAGCATTAAGTTCCATTGGGGAGCAAACTGCCAGTTCATCTTTGTGATGAATGAGTTGTAGTGAACGTCGCTGAAATACGATTCTCCTGCATGTGCAGGTACTGCCGTTGCTTCGCTTGATGCAATCTTCAGACGGTCTAAACCGTCGAATGCACCCATATAGTCGAAGTACCATTGCATTTTCGGAAGATTCAGCTGCTGACCTAAAACCAACATGCGAGAGTATTTGTGTTCAGCCTGCGTCTGTATTCCCCAAGACCAACGTGTGAGCAACTTATTGTCGCAGAAGCTTCCGTTCCAGTTGGCAATGTAGGTGAGCGGATTTCTTGAAGCCTTTAATTGGCGAACTCCGTTCTTCTCCAACGATACGGGGTTGCTTCCATACTCTGTTGCAAATTTGTTGTTGTGGGCATCGCTTATCTCAAAGGCAAGCTCTTGTGTAGGTACTGGCTTGTAGCTGAGTACCACACCCGCCATGAAGTTGTCCATATTGTCTACCATGTCGGAGTATTGGTAGATGTACATTGGGTTTTCGTCGAACTCGAAACCGCCCCAAATCTGGCACATCTTACCTGCTTCAATCTTCAGTTTGTCGTTGAACTTGTATCCAACCATCATGATGTCGGTAGCCTTGGCGAAGTTGTCTTCGCTCTGTGCGCCGTTCGCCTTGTTCAAACGGTGGCGTAAACGGTAGTAAAGCTTGTCGGTCAGGTTACCTTTTATTTCGATGCGCAACTGCTTGTTGGCAAATCTTGTGCCCCAGTCCTTGTTTGCATCTTGTGAAATCTGACCCGAAGCAGCGTAGTTGAAATAAACGTTAAACATGTCGTTGTGCTTCTTCAGCTTCGCAACTTCTTCAGAAAGCGACTTGAAATCGCCGTCTCCGGCACCATAGCTGTGGTTGTCTTGTGCCATTCCGCTTGTTGCAATTGCCAACAATGCGCTTAAAAGTATCGTCTTTTTCATAATTCTTTGTCTTTATGTTGTGAGTAGGAAAAGTGGTTTTCTCTCAATGTTTCCATCGTAAAGGGGCGATGTTTCCTTCTCGCTCCTTTACGATTTTATGCACGGCGATTAGTATTCAGCGAAGTATTGCTGAATCTTCTGCCAATCTTTCGTCTTTGTCAAGGCAAGCATCAGAAGCACGCGAGCCTTTTGTGGGTTAAGGTTCAAAGATGCAATGAAGTGGTATTTCGCATCGTCTACCTCTCCGTTAAGGTTGGTAGGACCGAACGGAACACGGCTTGCACGTACAACATTGATACCGTTGCCGACAGCTTTCAAAGCAACATCGAACACATCTTTATAGAAGTTGCCGTCGCCCACACCTGCCAAAACAATGCCGTCGTACTTGGCATCTACGAAAGCTTGCATCGGAAGTGGCGAACAGTTGGCGTAGCCGTAAACGATTCCCACCTTTGGAAGTGCGGTCAAGTTCTTTACATCGAACTCTGATTGAAGTCCTTGCTTTGCCATTGGCTTGTGCAAATAAACAGGCTTGCCATTGTAAACATAACCCATTTCGCCGTAAAGACCGCCTTTGAAAGTTGCGCAGTCTGTGGTATGGGTCTTCAATACCGATTTGGCTTCAAACAGTTCGTTGTTCATACAAACCATTACACCCTGTCCTTTTGAAGATGGGTCGGCTACGGCGCAGATACCATTGTAGAGGTTAGCGGGACCGTCTGCACTGATAGCGGTAGATGGGCGCATAGAGCCCACCAAAACAACGGGCTTGTCAGAGTGAACCGTCAACGAAAGGAAGTAAGCCGTTTCTTCCATTGTGTCGGTACCGTGAGTAACCAATACGCCGTCATAACCCTCTTCGTTCAACAGCTGATTGATGCGTTTTGCCAACTTCAACCACACTGCGTCGTTCATATCTTGGCTGCCGATGTTTACAATCTGTTCGCCCGAAACGTTTGCAACGTCCTTTATCTGAGGCACGGCGTCTATCAAAGTCTGAACGCCAACTTGTCCTGCACCATACGCAGAGCTTGTTGCCGATGCAGAAACACCTGCGATTGTTCCGCCTGTTGCCAAAATACGAATCTTAGGTTTCTGTGCTAATACCACTGAAGACACCAACAGTGTCAATACCAATAGAACTGAAATCTTAAATCTTCTCATAATAAATTGAATTTTAATAAGTTGTTAATGTTTAGTTTTCTTTTTACCTTCATTATTCTTTAAAGGAACTGCACGATGATTGCAGCCACACCAATAGAAACGATGGTTGTAACAAAGCCAGGCAGCTGGAAGCTGTGATTGATTACATACTTGCCCACGCGTGTCGTTCCCGTGCGGTCGAAGTCGAGTGCTGCTACCTCAGTAGGGTAGTTTGGCAAGAAGAAATAGCCATTGCAAGCGGGGAACATTGCCACCAAGAACATAGGGTTGATGCCCAAGGCTACGCCCACAGGGTAGAGGGTAGTTACGGTTGCGGCTTGAGAGAAAAGCATAATGCTCATGATGAACAATGCCACAGTGAACAAGAAAGGTGCCGTCGAAATCATACCCGACAGTGCATTGTTCAAGTATTCTTGGTTGCCCAGATAGAAAGTGCTTCCCATCCACGCAATACCGAAGATGGCTACAACGGCATTCACACCTGCTTTGAATATGTTTCCATTCACTGCATCGCTTGCCTTTGCCTTGCCGACAAGGAGTATGACTGCAGCAATTGACATCATTACCATTTCGATTGTCTGGCTCATAGTAACGCCTTCAGGGCGCAGTTTGGGGAAGAAACCGAAGATGACCACCAAGATAACGCCTGCAAAGAATGCCCAAACAGAGTATTTTGCGTGTGGGTTAGGTTGTTCTTCTGCAATTTCAAGGTTGCGTTTGTCTTCTTCTGGGTTGATGATACCCTCTGCCACTCTGCGCTTGTATTCAGGGTCGTCTTCCAATTCCTTGCCTACGCGGTTCTGAATAAAGGCTGCTACCAAGATAGCAATGAGCGATGCAGGAATACAGACTATCAGGATAGTGCCCAGCTCGATGCCTTTTGCACCGAGAATATCTTGACTGATTAAGGCTGCGGTAGCCGCACTGACGGGGCTTCCCGTTATTCCCAACGAGGCTGCAATAACGCTCAGACTCATCGGACGTTCGGGGCGTATCTTGTTAGCTTGTGCTATTTCGGAAATAATGGGCAGCAACGAATAAGACGTGTGTGCTGTTCCTGCAACGACGCAGAACAGCCAACAGGTCAGCGGACCGAAGTAAGTAATCTGTTCGGGGTGCTTTCTCAAGAATTTGGCGGCTATTCCCACCAAGTACTCCAAGCCACCAGATGCCTGCAAAGCTGCAGCAGCCGTAATTACAGCAACAATAATCATCATGACGTCGATTGGTACCGAGCCTGGTTTAAGTCCGAAACCAAAGACAAGGGCAAACACACCAATCATGCCATAAATACCTAATCCAATTCCTCCCACTCGTGCGCCGATAAATATCATAGCCAAAACCACGAGTAATTCTGCAAGTACTATAAGTTCCATTATACTGTTTTCGTTTGTTTTCGTATTGTATTAATGCAAAAATAAGATTTTTATACTATGGTTGGTACTTTTATTGACAAAAACATTCTCTTTATTATTATCTTTTAACACATTTGTTTGAATATTGGTCAAAAATGTTACCAAGGTGTTATAAAAAACGTTGTATAGGTTATCAAAAGATATCAAAACATATAAAAACAAATCGTTTGTAAATTATAACTTATCTTCCGAGTGTGCAATACCAACTCTTTAATTTTATATAGATTATACCCTGAAAATGGAATAAATACAAAAATAATGACTAACTTTGCAACAGTAGTAACTCAATAAAACAATTTAAACACATTAAAGTATGAATATAGGCGACAAGGCTCCCGAACTGTTGGGAACCGACCAAGACGGAAAAGAAATTAAACTAAGCGACTATAAAGGCAAGAAGATTGTGCTTTACTTCTATCCAAAGGACTCTACGCCCGGTTGCACATCGCAGGCTTGCAGCCTTCGCGACAACTACGAGCTGATGCAGAAGCGTGGCTACGCCGTAATAGGTGTGAGTGTTCAGGACGAGAAATCGCACAAGAAGTTCATCGAGAAATACAATCTTCCTTTCCCATTGATAGCCGATGTAGACAAGACACTGAACGAAACGTTTGGCGTTTATGGCGAAAAGAAAATGTGCGGCCGTACCTATATGGGCACTTATCGCACCACCTTTATTATAAACGAAGAGGGTGTGATAGAAGAAATCTTCACTCCAAAGGAAATCAAGGTGAAGGAACATGCCGAACAAATTTTGAAGTTAGGGGCGGAATAAAGGCATAATTGTGAAACAAGCACAACGAATAAGCAAAGCTACGAAGGAGAAACTCGTAGCTTTTGCTGCTTTATACGAGAACGAGAACTTTCTTGACGGCGACCCATCGTGGTTTATGCACCAAGTAGATGGCAGGCAAAACAAGGAAGTTATGGCTTTCACGGCAGCGTGTTTAAGCTACGGTTCGCGCAAGGTGTTTATGCCGCGTATTCAGTTCCTGCTCGATTGTGCAAAAGGAAATCCCTACGAGTGGATTGTCAAAGAAGGTTTTCGGCGAGATATTCCCGACAATTCCGCTTGCTTTTATCGCCTTTATACCAACCATACCATGCACTCGTTTTTCTCTGTACTTGCCGAAATGCTGAACCACTATGGCAGCATTGCCGACTATATAAAACATTTTGCAAGCGAGAAAAACGGCATAACAACCGATAAAATAGAAGCCATTGTTGCCATAGAAGCACTGTGTGCATTCTTTGCCGAACGGCAGGTAGTGGGCATTGTGCCTAAAAACACTTCGTCGTCGTGCAAGCGTATCTGTATGTTTCTGCGTTGGTTGGTGCGCAACGACTCCCCCGTCGATTTGGGAATCTGGCACGATTTCATCGACAAACGGTCGCTTGTAATTCCATTAGACACACACGTATTGCAGCAAGCAACCCACTTGAAGTTGCTGAACACCTCGTCGGCAACAATGTCGGTAGCACGCCGACTGACCGATGCTTTGCTGAAAGTTTTTCCCGACGACCCACTGAAAGGCGATTTTGCACTGTTTGGTTACGGCATAAATTCGTAGTTGCAGGGTGCAATGCTACTCCAGCAGCGTGCAATCATACTCCGGTTTAGGTAAAAAGTAGAAAAGAAAGTTGTTCATCGTACATTTTCTTATAGCATTACCTGCGCAAGTAAGCAGAAAGACAATAAAATTGAAAAAAGGCAAATTCTGTGAAAAAGATGCAGACAATTTTGGAATAGTAGTGGTTTTTCCCTATATTTGTCTACAGATATACAAAAAAGACAATCTGTTGAAATCTAAGCAAATAAGAAAAATGGGAAGAAAGTGTCTTTATATGTTATTCTTATTGTTTGTGCCTTGTTCATTATATAGTCAGACAGCACAAACTAAACTTTGGGGAAACGTAAAGAATACTTCCGGCGAAGTAATGGATTTTGCCAGTATTATAGTTGCAAATCCCCAATCGCCTAACAAGATACTCGCATCAGCATATACCGATGAGCAGGGCAAGTACCAAGTAACTGTTGGCTGTAACAGCGACAGTCTGCTGCTCCGTGTATCAAGAATAGAGATGAAACCTGTTGTCATGAAGATACCGAATCGGTCAGGAGAACATAATATTGTAGCAGATGCAAAGACCATTGAGCTAAGAGAAGTTACCGTTAAGGCTAAAAAAGTATATTCGCGGGGCGATACTATTAATTACAATGTGGCTTCTTTTCTTTCCTCATCTGACCAATCCATTGCTGACGTACTGAAGAAAATGCCGGGTATTGCGGTAGCAAAAAATGGACAAATATCTTATCAAGGTAAGCCTATCAAGAACTTCTATATTGAGGGACTCGACTTAATGAAAGGACATTATAATATAGCCACGAACAATATCGACCCCAAAAATGTAGGAATGGTGCAGGTATTGGAAAGCCATCAAGACATAAAAGCACTGAAAGGGCTGCGTCCCGAAGAACAAGCCTCTATCAATATTCGCTTAAAAGCGGGCGTAAAAGGCGTATTCAACTTAATTACGACGCTTGGAAATGGCTATGGTAACAACACCTTATGGAACAATGGTGCCATTGCTACCTATTTCAAACGCAACAATCAGTTTCTTTCTACTTACAAGGGGAACAACACAGGCGAAGACTTATCGCAGGAACTCTACTCTTTTGATAACGATTATTCACGCACAAATGCAATTTCCGGCATCACAATGCCATCGGCTCCTGGCATCGATAAACGCTTTTACTATTTCAATCACTCCCACAATGCGACATTCAACAATGTTTACCGGATTGGTAAATCGGGAGAATTGAGTATCAATGCAGCATATCTCTATGACAAAGACGAACGCAGCAGCTGGTCAAATACGAGCAATATGCTTCCTGACGGTTTGCGGAATGTGGTTGAAGAGACTATGGCAGGAACGGCTAAACAGCAAAAAGCGTATGGCGACGTATCCTATCTCAGCAATAGCGAGCATCGCTATTTGAAAGAACAAGTGAAGTTCGATTGGAGCAAAACCAATGCCGATAGCCGAATACTGGCAGGCAACAAAGCTATTGAACAATTCGGAAAAATAGATTGCTATCGTCTTCTTAATAAACTGCATCTTACCAATCGCAACTCTGAATATCGGGGTTACGAATTCATTTCTCTCGTTAATCTTGAAAAACGACCTCACCATCTTACAGCTCTTCCTAATCTTTTCTCAAATATTATTGTAGATAATACATTACACCAGCAGGTAAATGTTCATAACTTTTCAACGGAAAACAGCTTCAGTTTGCTCTCTGCATGGAGAACAGGCAACATTAGTTTGCGTCCTTCTGCTACGATAGACTTTCAGCACAATGCGCTGAACAGCTCGCTTGCAAGTTTCCGAAACGATTTAAACTTCAACCTTTTCAATGCTGGAGTTGGTGCGGAGGCTACATACGACATCGGCAAACTATACGCCTCTTTATATTTACCGATAAGATACAAGCACTTCCAATTGACTGATTTAACAATGGAACGAACAACAAAAAAGTCTCGATTGCGCTTGGAACCCCATCTAAATGTTACTTATCGTATTAATGGAAGCCACGAATTAAGCTTGAAATCCGACATTTCATACTCAACTCCTGTCATTGAAAATCTGTACACCAACAATATTCTAACCTCGTACCGACAGCTCTCGGCATACGATGTTACAGGCTTGTTCGAAGGGTTAAACCAATATTATACTTTTGGCTACTCATTCAAAAATATTCTTTCGATGAGTTTTGCGGGTATAGACTTCTCATTGTATCGACAGTGTCCGGAGGTGCTTTATGGTTCATATTATGACGGTATCGCTGAACGCACCATCAGCCAATACACAAATGAGAAAGCCAATACATTCATTACGAAAATCCACGGTAGCCAAGGTTTCGATTGGAAACGGCTGAAAATCGGAGCGTCGCTGTCTTATTCGCATTACGACAATCCGCTATTGGTGCAAAATACGCTATTCCGTTATATGGGCAATGCTATATCGTCAAATGTTGATATAAGCCTTACACCATTCAAATGGCTTACCACTTCGTATCAAGGAGAGTACTATTGGACAAGCACCAAGCAGCAAGGTTTTCAACGCCAACCTTGGTGGTGCTCGCTGAACAACGCCACTTCTTTAAACTTCACACTGCCCGGCGACATTACGTTTTCAACTTCTTTGAATCACTATTACAATAAATTCAGTAGCGGCGATAAATCTTTTCTCTTACTCAATGCCGAAGCAAAATATGCCATAAAGCGTTTCAGCTTTATACTGTCATGCGACAATCTGTTCAATTGCGATACTTACTCATATTCCAATATATCGGCACTTACAGAGTCAAGGTCGATATATAACATTCGCCCCCGCAGTGTTTTGCTGAAAGTAAGATTTAGAATAATATAAATAAATATAGATTGTGAAACATCTTTCCATTATTGTCTGTATGCTTGTTTCGCTTACAGCACAGGCGCAAGTTACTACGCCGTTTCCGCAAGAGCTTCGAAAAAGTACTGTCATTGATACGGCGTGCTATAAAATTACGTACAATCTGAAATACAAAAACCACCCTGCCGACAAGATTTATATTGACGATGTACGCAATGTATATATTGGCAGAAACTACATAAAAGATTTCAGCGACATCATATTTCACTTTGATTCACTTTGCACAGAAGAGTCTAAACGTGGGGCTACGGCACTGTCCAATATTCAAGGAACGCCATTGCCAATAGAGTTAGTGTTTGAAAAGGCAGGCAGAAAGGCAGATATAAAATACCGCATGCCATTAAAAACCGGTGTTCTGACGTATCAGCAAGATGTGTCGCAAATGGATTGGACTTTCACAGAAGAAACCGATACCATACTTGGATATCCCTGTTCCAAAGCTACCACGACGTTTGCCGGCAGAGATTACACAGCTTGGTTCTCTACAGAAGTACCTCTACCTTTCGGACCTTATAAGTTCGGAGGATTACCGGGCTTAATAT
This window encodes:
- a CDS encoding anaerobic C4-dicarboxylate transporter family protein; the protein is MELIVLAELLVVLAMIFIGARVGGIGLGIYGMIGVFALVFGFGLKPGSVPIDVMMIIVAVITAAAALQASGGLEYLVGIAAKFLRKHPEQITYFGPLTCWLFCVVAGTAHTSYSLLPIISEIAQANKIRPERPMSLSVIAASLGITGSPVSAATAALISQDILGAKGIELGTILIVCIPASLIAILVAAFIQNRVGKELEDDPEYKRRVAEGIINPEEDKRNLEIAEEQPNPHAKYSVWAFFAGVILVVIFGFFPKLRPEGVTMSQTIEMVMMSIAAVILLVGKAKASDAVNGNIFKAGVNAVVAIFGIAWMGSTFYLGNQEYLNNALSGMISTAPFLFTVALFIMSIMLFSQAATVTTLYPVGVALGINPMFLVAMFPACNGYFFLPNYPTEVAALDFDRTGTTRVGKYVINHSFQLPGFVTTIVSIGVAAIIVQFL
- a CDS encoding aspartate ammonia-lyase — translated: MANETNNKEFRIESDLLGELQVPANAYYGVQTQRAVNNYHISGKRMCDYPDYVIAMAYVKLAAVETNRELGEINDEICDAMAQACREIIDGKFHEDFVTDMVQGGAGTSVNMNANEVIANRACEILGHQKGEHKYCAPNDHANCGQSTNDAYPSAIHLALIRMNKTLVEKLANLVASFRKKAEEFKKDIKMGRTQLQDAVPMTSGQEFNAFANLLEAEIANLNKSAEMFLEINMGGTAIGTGLNAAPGFPEVCARKLSEFTGMPFRASEDLVAATPDTTDLVNYSGAMKRLAIKLSKICNDLRLMASGPRCGLHEINLPPMAPGSSIMPGKVNPVIPEITNQTCFKVIGNDTTVTLAAEAGQLQLNVMEPIIMQCLVEDITWLGEAFDTLREKCIDGITVNREHNAATVKNSIGIVTALNPYIGYKNSTKIAKEALETGGSVYDLVLKNGVLTKEQLDKILSPEHMLDSEEKVK
- the bcp gene encoding thioredoxin-dependent thiol peroxidase; this translates as MNIGDKAPELLGTDQDGKEIKLSDYKGKKIVLYFYPKDSTPGCTSQACSLRDNYELMQKRGYAVIGVSVQDEKSHKKFIEKYNLPFPLIADVDKTLNETFGVYGEKKMCGRTYMGTYRTTFIINEEGVIEEIFTPKEIKVKEHAEQILKLGAE
- the ansB gene encoding L-asparaginase 2, with amino-acid sequence MRRFKISVLLVLTLLVSSVVLAQKPKIRILATGGTIAGVSASATSSAYGAGQVGVQTLIDAVPQIKDVANVSGEQIVNIGSQDMNDAVWLKLAKRINQLLNEEGYDGVLVTHGTDTMEETAYFLSLTVHSDKPVVLVGSMRPSTAISADGPANLYNGICAVADPSSKGQGVMVCMNNELFEAKSVLKTHTTDCATFKGGLYGEMGYVYNGKPVYLHKPMAKQGLQSEFDVKNLTALPKVGIVYGYANCSPLPMQAFVDAKYDGIVLAGVGDGNFYKDVFDVALKAVGNGINVVRASRVPFGPTNLNGEVDDAKYHFIASLNLNPQKARVLLMLALTKTKDWQKIQQYFAEY
- a CDS encoding porin, with translation MKKTILLSALLAIATSGMAQDNHSYGAGDGDFKSLSEEVAKLKKHNDMFNVYFNYAASGQISQDANKDWGTRFANKQLRIEIKGNLTDKLYYRLRHRLNKANGAQSEDNFAKATDIMMVGYKFNDKLKIEAGKMCQIWGGFEFDENPMYIYQYSDMVDNMDNFMAGVVLSYKPVPTQELAFEISDAHNNKFATEYGSNPVSLEKNGVRQLKASRNPLTYIANWNGSFCDNKLLTRWSWGIQTQAEHKYSRMLVLGQQLNLPKMQWYFDYMGAFDGLDRLKIASSEATAVPAHAGESYFSDVHYNSFITKMNWQFAPQWNLMLKGMYETASVTKIEQMKDYRKSYAYMGSIEYYPVKSQDFRVFLAYIGRKYDYSKASGLKDYNTNRIEIGFMYRIKAY
- a CDS encoding ATP-binding protein, translated to MLYRKIEKFIKSHLQSSDDKILLIDGARQIGKSYIIRYVGQKEFSNYIEINMEEDKLGDRLFADVRTVRDFYLTLSINFGNKMGDKHNTLVFIDEIQAYDHLFTLLKFLREDGRFTYIASGSRLGIALKQTSSLPLGSILIKHMYPLDFEEFLIANGVGQIILDTLYDNFAKRKPMPTAIHNKLMSLFRHYLLSGGLPDAVNKFIEEDNIQTTRASQDAVYQNYGIDAAKYEQMTNRRLSIQRIYEMIPSNLEKTKKRIIAKDIEGKTGKRMSNYAEEFEYLIASGIALEVKAISTPTFPLIQNSGKNLLKLYMNDVGLLTSIYYRNNPKAVLDDVPSINLGSVYETVVAQELKAHGFALYYYDNKQNGEVDFLIDDVEHLSITPIEVKSGKDYKTHSALNKFVSNKHYNIHRAYVLSNEQEVSVADGITYMPIYYIMYFKNE